Proteins co-encoded in one Chloroflexota bacterium genomic window:
- a CDS encoding right-handed parallel beta-helix repeat-containing protein, whose protein sequence is MNLRNRNNKGLKPLVKPVVKSLVLSLAAGGLLVISLFWLRGGTPRTARADPGVRYVSPTGSDSGGCTDPAHPCRTVQYAVNQAASGDEIRVAAGVYTDLHGYPRADLATTGVVTQVVYISKTVTIRGGYSPSNWTTPNPAANPTTLDAQSRGRVLYITGSISPTIEGLRITGGNAAGLRGGSTGVDVGGGVYIITATATLSGSVVFGNTAVYGGGLSLESSPAMLIDNTIAENTALWGGGLELAYSPATFCGNVFEGNTAQRSGGALYAYDSPATLSGNFFKGNTAQWSGGGLSLMSSPATLLRANVLIGNTAQRDGGGLFLMSSPATLLRANVLIGNTAQRDGGGMYLVNSRATLGENTLTENEANRGGGLYLSYSHATLVNNVIADNRANTEGSGLVVEGCSPNLLHTTIARNTGGDGSGVYITHWRDFGSTVTLANTILVSQTVGITVTTGPTNTATLDGVLWYGNTIHYGGPGTIAVTHAVTGDPAFAADGYHLTAHSAAIDQGVDVGVTEDVDGEYRPQGAAPDLGADEYPSGPSPTVTPTHSPTASPTRSPTSTLTTTPTHTLAPVVPSTHTPTATVTSTGTLIPTARYIYLPIVMKGYAFYESTWSPDGSS, encoded by the coding sequence ATGAACCTGCGAAACCGCAACAACAAGGGGCTTAAGCCCCTTGTTAAGCCCGTTGTTAAGTCCCTTGTTCTGAGCCTCGCTGCCGGCGGATTGCTCGTCATCAGCCTGTTCTGGTTGCGGGGCGGAACGCCTCGAACGGCTCGTGCAGACCCCGGGGTGCGGTACGTCTCTCCTACGGGCAGTGATAGCGGTGGCTGCACCGACCCTGCCCACCCCTGTCGCACGGTGCAGTACGCTGTGAACCAGGCCGCAAGCGGCGACGAGATCCGCGTCGCGGCTGGCGTGTACACTGACCTGCACGGGTACCCCCGGGCCGATTTAGCCACGACGGGCGTCGTCACCCAGGTAGTGTACATCAGCAAGACGGTGACTATTCGCGGCGGCTATAGCCCGAGTAACTGGACGACGCCCAACCCGGCAGCCAATCCCACTACTCTGGATGCTCAGAGCCGGGGGCGGGTGCTCTACATCACCGGCAGCATCAGCCCGACGATTGAGGGATTGCGCATCACTGGGGGGAACGCCGCCGGGTTGCGTGGTGGTTCTACGGGAGTTGATGTCGGCGGCGGGGTGTATATCATCACCGCTACGGCTACGCTCAGCGGTAGCGTAGTGTTCGGCAACACCGCGGTTTACGGTGGTGGGCTGTCTCTGGAGAGCAGCCCGGCGATGCTTATTGACAATACCATCGCCGAAAACACCGCTCTCTGGGGTGGCGGACTGGAGTTGGCGTATAGCCCTGCCACGTTCTGCGGAAATGTTTTCGAAGGCAACACTGCCCAGAGGAGTGGAGGCGCGTTATATGCGTATGATAGCCCGGCCACGCTGAGTGGAAATTTCTTCAAAGGCAACACTGCCCAATGGAGTGGGGGCGGACTGTCCTTGATGAGCAGCCCTGCCACACTACTCCGCGCAAACGTCCTGATAGGCAACACCGCCCAACGTGATGGCGGCGGACTGTTCTTGATGAGCAGCCCTGCCACACTACTCCGCGCAAACGTTCTGATAGGCAACACCGCCCAACGTGATGGCGGCGGGATGTATTTGGTCAATAGTCGGGCCACGCTCGGCGAGAACACCCTCACGGAAAACGAAGCCAACCGGGGAGGCGGGCTGTACTTGTCGTACAGCCACGCCACGCTGGTCAACAACGTCATTGCCGACAACAGGGCCAATACCGAGGGCAGCGGCTTGGTGGTCGAGGGCTGCTCTCCGAACCTACTGCACACGACCATTGCCCGCAACACAGGCGGGGATGGCAGTGGGGTCTATATCACTCACTGGAGGGACTTCGGAAGTACTGTGACGTTGGCCAATACCATCCTGGTCAGCCAGACGGTGGGTATCACGGTCACGACGGGTCCCACCAACACCGCCACCCTGGATGGAGTATTGTGGTATGGTAACACGATCCACTATGGCGGGCCGGGCACCATTGCTGTTACCCACGCGGTCACCGGCGACCCCGCTTTCGCCGCCGACGGTTACCATCTCACGGCTCACTCGGCGGCCATTGATCAGGGCGTGGACGTGGGGGTAACGGAAGATGTGGACGGCGAGTACCGGCCCCAGGGAGCCGCTCCCGATCTGGGCGCAGATGAATACCCGAGCGGCCCAAGCCCCACAGTCACTCCGACCCACAGCCCGACAGCGTCCCCGACCAGGAGTCCTACATCCACCCTGACGACGACTCCCACTCACACACTCGCACCGGTAGTCCCGTCTACCCACACGCCCACAGCGACAGTAACTTCTACCGGCACACTCATACCCACGGCAAGGTATATCTACCTTCCCATCGTGATGAAAGGCTACGCATTCTATGAGAGCACATGGAGTCCCGATGGCAGCAGTTGA